One window from the genome of Cumulibacter soli encodes:
- a CDS encoding flavin reductase family protein: protein MASDAADFRAALATFPSGITLVTTRDADGKPWGFAATSFCSVSADPPLVLVCLATTAQCYPVFESAERWMIHVVHGEHSDLVDLFATRGADKFGSGAFADGPGGLPTLSDASVVMECSRFEFTPAGDHSILLGRVESAVVNEPHPVVYFQRKIHPIGVN, encoded by the coding sequence ATGGCATCTGACGCGGCCGACTTCCGTGCCGCACTGGCTACCTTTCCCAGCGGTATCACGCTGGTGACGACCCGCGACGCCGACGGCAAGCCGTGGGGCTTCGCCGCGACCTCGTTCTGTTCGGTGTCGGCCGATCCGCCGCTGGTGCTCGTCTGTTTGGCCACGACCGCGCAGTGTTATCCGGTGTTCGAGTCTGCCGAGCGGTGGATGATTCACGTCGTACACGGCGAGCATTCTGATTTGGTGGACCTGTTCGCTACCCGCGGGGCAGATAAATTCGGTAGCGGTGCGTTCGCCGACGGACCCGGCGGACTGCCGACGTTGTCCGATGCGAGCGTGGTGATGGAGTGCTCGCGTTTTGAGTTCACCCCTGCTGGTGACCACTCGATCTTGCTGGGCCGGGTCGAATCCGCTGTCGTAAACGAGCCTCACCCGGTTGTCTACTTCCAGCGCAAAATCCATCCGATCGGAGTCAACTAG
- the lipB gene encoding lipoyl(octanoyl) transferase LipB, with the protein MTTLEASSVIAPLEFEYLDLSEGRLVEYQWAWDYQREIHAKVAAEEAPGRVLLLEHAPVYTAGRRTKPEDMPFDGTPVIQVDRGGEITWHGPGQLVGYPIIKLPARIGVVDHVRRMESAIIAVLAEYGIVGGRVQARTGVWLDASDARPVTARADSLWDADRTRRPVSGDPIGVIGDAAETSGRGSTRADSGTSGTTNGGGSNISFPSDLANVLAVPARPERKISAIGIRVSKRTTMHGFAININDSTAAAFSNIVPCGISDAGVTSMAAELPAAPPLMEVAQRIEPHLRRCLDYSRPTADILAED; encoded by the coding sequence GTGACGACGCTTGAAGCCTCATCGGTAATAGCACCGCTTGAGTTTGAATACCTCGACCTCAGCGAAGGTCGGCTCGTCGAGTACCAATGGGCGTGGGACTACCAACGTGAGATTCATGCCAAGGTTGCCGCCGAAGAAGCTCCCGGGCGCGTCTTGTTGCTCGAACACGCACCCGTCTACACCGCCGGACGACGTACCAAACCTGAGGACATGCCGTTTGACGGCACGCCGGTCATCCAGGTCGACCGCGGCGGCGAAATCACTTGGCACGGTCCGGGGCAACTCGTCGGCTACCCGATCATCAAGCTGCCGGCCCGCATCGGCGTCGTCGATCATGTTCGGCGGATGGAGTCGGCGATCATCGCCGTACTCGCCGAGTACGGGATCGTCGGCGGTCGCGTACAAGCCCGCACCGGGGTCTGGCTGGACGCCTCCGATGCGCGCCCAGTGACGGCCCGCGCCGACTCGCTGTGGGATGCAGACCGTACCCGCCGGCCCGTATCGGGCGACCCCATCGGGGTCATCGGCGATGCCGCGGAGACGTCAGGCAGAGGCTCGACGCGAGCAGACAGCGGCACCTCGGGGACGACGAACGGCGGAGGCTCGAATATCTCGTTCCCGTCCGATCTGGCGAATGTGCTCGCCGTCCCCGCCCGACCCGAACGCAAGATCAGCGCAATTGGGATCCGAGTGTCCAAACGTACGACGATGCACGGGTTCGCGATCAACATCAACGACTCGACGGCGGCGGCGTTCAGCAACATCGTGCCGTGCGGGATCAGCGACGCGGGAGTCACCTCGATGGCCGCTGAGTTGCCGGCAGCGCCGCCCCTGATGGAGGTGGCGCAGCGGATCGAACCGCACCTGCGGCGTTGCCTGGACTACTCGCGTCCCACCGCCGACATCCTGGCCGAGGACTGA
- a CDS encoding carbohydrate ABC transporter permease, whose translation MSTSTVKSGDSPEKQRESDKSRAENRLGQKLVLPAVILMLLVTAWPMIQALWLSLFQYRLTSPDDREMVGLNNYVTIFTDPIFWRDTGNTVMIMVVTVSIEFVIGMAFALIMHRVIFARGLIRTSILIPYGVITVVSAFAWQFAFSANNGFVNYWLPFVEDNFDWFGSYGSSMVAIMISEIWKTTPFMSLLLLAGLAQVSEDTLEAAKVDGATWWQRLYKVILPNMRSAIMVAVLFRALDAYRIFDNIFVMTRGANNTESVSFLTYRQSIELLNLGMGSALSVVLFLSVLLIAALLVKVFRVDLAQARGER comes from the coding sequence ATGAGCACGTCAACGGTCAAGAGCGGGGACTCGCCGGAAAAACAGCGCGAGTCGGACAAGTCCCGAGCCGAGAACCGGCTCGGCCAGAAGTTGGTCTTGCCGGCGGTCATCCTGATGTTGCTGGTGACCGCGTGGCCGATGATTCAGGCTCTCTGGTTGTCGCTGTTTCAGTACCGCCTGACCTCACCTGACGACCGCGAGATGGTCGGGCTCAACAACTACGTCACGATCTTCACCGACCCGATCTTCTGGCGCGACACCGGCAACACCGTGATGATCATGGTCGTCACGGTCTCGATCGAATTCGTCATCGGTATGGCATTCGCGCTGATCATGCACCGGGTGATCTTTGCGCGCGGGCTGATACGGACCTCGATCCTGATCCCGTACGGCGTGATCACCGTCGTGTCGGCGTTCGCGTGGCAGTTCGCATTCAGCGCCAACAACGGGTTCGTGAACTACTGGCTGCCATTCGTCGAAGACAACTTTGACTGGTTCGGCAGCTACGGATCTTCGATGGTCGCGATCATGATCTCGGAGATCTGGAAGACGACTCCGTTCATGTCGTTGCTGCTGCTCGCTGGGCTCGCACAAGTCTCCGAAGACACCCTCGAGGCCGCGAAGGTGGATGGCGCGACGTGGTGGCAGCGGCTCTACAAAGTGATCCTGCCGAACATGCGCTCGGCGATCATGGTCGCCGTCCTCTTCCGCGCGTTGGATGCGTACCGCATCTTCGACAACATCTTCGTGATGACGCGAGGGGCGAATAACACCGAGTCGGTCTCGTTCCTGACCTACCGACAATCGATTGAACTGCTGAATCTCGGCATGGGCTCAGCGCTTTCAGTGGTGCTCTTCTTGAGCGTGCTGCTGATCGCGGCATTGCTGGTGAAGGTGTTCCGGGTGGACCTGGCCCAGGCACGAGGGGAGCGCTGA
- the lipA gene encoding lipoyl synthase: protein MTVAPEGRRLLRVEAKNAQTPIERKPAWIKTRAKMGPEYRDMQSLVKSEGLHTVCQEAGCPNIFECWEDREATFLIGGDACTRRCDFCQIESAKPTSYDTGEPLRVAESVRTMQLRYATVTGVCRDDLPDEGAWLYAETIRQIHALNPDTGVEMLAPDFSGKPELLGQLFDARPEVFAHNVETVPRIFKRIRPGFRYERSLDVITQARAAGLVTKSNLILGMGETREEITEALQQLHHAGCDLVTITQYLRPNVTLLPVDRWVKPEEFVELAQEAEQIGFVGVLSGPLVRSSYRAGRLYKQAIEARAAVR, encoded by the coding sequence GTGACTGTCGCACCGGAAGGCCGTCGACTGCTTCGCGTCGAGGCCAAGAACGCTCAGACCCCCATCGAACGCAAGCCGGCGTGGATCAAGACCCGCGCGAAGATGGGTCCGGAGTATCGAGACATGCAGAGCCTGGTGAAATCCGAAGGCCTGCACACCGTGTGCCAAGAGGCCGGCTGTCCGAACATCTTCGAGTGCTGGGAAGACCGCGAGGCAACGTTCCTGATCGGCGGCGACGCCTGCACTCGTCGCTGCGACTTCTGCCAGATCGAGTCGGCGAAGCCCACGTCGTACGACACGGGTGAACCGCTGCGAGTCGCCGAATCGGTACGCACGATGCAGTTGCGCTACGCCACTGTCACCGGGGTATGCCGCGATGACCTTCCGGACGAGGGCGCCTGGTTGTACGCCGAAACGATCCGCCAGATCCACGCGCTCAACCCGGACACCGGTGTCGAGATGCTTGCCCCCGACTTCTCGGGTAAGCCCGAACTGCTCGGCCAGCTCTTCGATGCGCGCCCCGAAGTGTTCGCGCACAACGTGGAGACCGTGCCCCGGATCTTCAAACGAATCCGCCCTGGTTTCCGTTACGAGCGTTCCCTCGATGTCATCACTCAAGCACGCGCGGCCGGACTCGTCACGAAGTCGAACCTGATCCTCGGCATGGGTGAGACCCGCGAGGAGATCACCGAGGCCTTGCAGCAGTTGCACCACGCCGGCTGCGATCTGGTGACGATCACCCAGTACCTGCGCCCGAACGTCACGCTGCTGCCAGTCGATCGCTGGGTCAAGCCTGAAGAGTTCGTCGAGTTGGCCCAGGAGGCCGAACAGATCGGATTCGTCGGCGTCCTCTCCGGGCCGCTGGTGCGGTCGTCGTACCGCGCCGGTCGGCTCTACAAGCAAGCTATCGAGGCGCGCGCCGCCGTTCGATAA
- a CDS encoding AzlD domain-containing protein, with protein sequence MWLGVIVACVGCYALKYAGMSVPQRVLDSPAVRQLSLLLPVGLLAALAAAQTLADGERLMFDARIVGVLVAIIAIRLKCPFIVVVALAAASAAVARLLGMP encoded by the coding sequence ATGTGGCTAGGCGTGATCGTGGCGTGCGTGGGTTGTTACGCGCTGAAGTACGCCGGAATGTCGGTGCCGCAGCGGGTATTGGACTCGCCGGCGGTGCGGCAACTGTCGCTGCTGTTGCCGGTCGGTTTGCTGGCGGCGCTGGCCGCGGCGCAGACGCTTGCGGACGGCGAACGGCTGATGTTCGATGCGCGGATCGTCGGCGTGCTCGTAGCGATCATCGCGATACGACTGAAGTGTCCGTTCATCGTGGTGGTGGCGCTCGCCGCCGCGTCGGCGGCCGTTGCGCGGTTACTCGGTATGCCCTGA
- a CDS encoding 3,4-dihydroxy-2-butanone-4-phosphate synthase, which yields MTAVLRGSTSHDDAHEQWGPRGQSNEVDQAVEALRAGKTAVLLDDVGHGHGFLVHAAERSDAELVAFMVRYSSGYLRVAVADEDAIRMKLPLMVPDGADPDVEPFTVTVDSAHLGGTGISAFDRAQTIRLLASSNSVPTDFTRPGHVLPVRVRDEESNEFAPYRGVLQLARRAGVAPAAAYAEIVADGDGLDLAHGVEVNIIASRLGLPVVRASRLLAQ from the coding sequence ATGACCGCTGTATTGCGTGGATCGACTTCTCACGACGACGCCCACGAGCAGTGGGGCCCTCGGGGGCAATCCAACGAGGTCGATCAGGCCGTCGAAGCGCTGCGTGCGGGGAAGACCGCCGTGCTGCTGGACGACGTCGGCCACGGCCACGGGTTCCTGGTGCACGCCGCGGAGCGTTCGGATGCCGAACTGGTTGCGTTCATGGTGCGGTACTCGTCGGGATACTTGCGGGTTGCGGTCGCCGACGAGGATGCGATCCGGATGAAACTGCCGCTGATGGTTCCCGACGGCGCCGATCCCGACGTTGAGCCGTTCACCGTGACTGTGGATTCTGCGCACCTTGGCGGTACCGGAATATCGGCGTTCGATCGAGCTCAAACGATCCGGCTGCTGGCCTCATCGAATTCGGTGCCGACCGATTTCACCCGACCCGGTCATGTTCTGCCGGTACGGGTGCGCGATGAGGAGTCGAACGAGTTCGCGCCGTACCGCGGAGTTCTGCAGTTGGCGCGGCGCGCCGGTGTGGCGCCCGCAGCGGCGTACGCCGAGATTGTCGCTGACGGTGACGGCCTCGACCTCGCGCACGGCGTCGAGGTCAACATCATCGCGAGCCGACTCGGTCTGCCGGTGGTCCGCGCCTCCCGCCTGCTCGCCCAGTAG
- a CDS encoding ABC transporter substrate-binding protein, translating to MKSTFTRLVGALVAATLALTGCSSSSSDGGNDDSAGGTFEGDIVVLGLVAEPASLDFTTTDGAAIPQLLLDNVYETLVTVGPDGEIAPGLATDWTVSDDGLSYTFTLTDKAVFSDGAPFTADDAKFSIDRVKTDWTIDLKAKMDVVESVTVNSSTELVVTLSKPSNTWLYNMTTRIGAMFSKDGVADLANTPIGTGPYTFGEWQRGDRITLNRNDSYWGEKPHFKTVEFKYFDNATSMNSAMLGGEIDVVTTVQAPEALDQFTDGPKADQFQVIEGTTNGEVVLSFNQSSGPLADVRVRQAIRSAIDHKTLLENCWAGKGELIGSMVPPTDPWYEDRTVDFLYDTQKAESLLKEAGAEDITLRLRLPSLPYAQSCGPEVQSQLSKVGITVDIDTLEFPAAWIQTVMTDKDFDMSIVSHVEPRDLPTLFADPSYYTSYDNPMVQDLVASADAGTPEEQVEDMKQAATIISQDAAADFLFLLPNLIVAKPGIDGLPENIIGESFPVADLTA from the coding sequence ATGAAGTCCACGTTTACCCGGTTGGTCGGCGCGTTGGTCGCGGCCACGCTCGCCCTCACCGGTTGTTCTTCGTCATCCTCGGACGGCGGCAATGACGATTCCGCCGGTGGCACCTTCGAGGGCGACATCGTCGTACTCGGCCTCGTCGCCGAACCGGCCAGCCTCGATTTCACGACGACCGACGGTGCCGCAATTCCGCAGTTGCTGCTGGACAACGTCTACGAGACGCTCGTGACCGTCGGCCCAGACGGCGAGATAGCACCGGGACTGGCAACCGACTGGACCGTCAGTGACGACGGGCTGTCGTACACCTTCACGCTCACCGACAAAGCGGTGTTCTCCGACGGTGCGCCGTTCACCGCCGACGACGCGAAGTTCTCCATCGATCGTGTCAAGACGGACTGGACCATCGACCTCAAGGCCAAAATGGACGTCGTCGAATCGGTCACGGTCAACAGCTCGACCGAGCTCGTCGTTACGCTCAGCAAGCCGTCCAATACCTGGCTGTACAACATGACCACCCGCATCGGCGCCATGTTCTCCAAGGATGGCGTCGCGGACCTCGCGAACACCCCGATCGGCACCGGCCCCTATACCTTCGGCGAATGGCAGCGCGGTGACCGGATCACGCTGAACCGCAACGACTCCTACTGGGGCGAGAAACCGCACTTCAAGACCGTCGAATTCAAGTATTTCGACAACGCCACCTCGATGAACAGCGCGATGCTCGGCGGCGAGATCGACGTCGTGACGACGGTGCAGGCCCCCGAAGCCCTGGACCAGTTCACCGACGGGCCGAAGGCTGACCAGTTCCAGGTGATCGAGGGCACCACGAACGGCGAGGTCGTGCTGTCGTTCAACCAGAGTTCCGGTCCGCTCGCCGACGTGCGCGTGCGTCAAGCGATCCGCTCGGCTATCGACCACAAGACGCTGCTGGAGAACTGCTGGGCAGGCAAGGGTGAACTCATCGGCTCGATGGTCCCGCCAACCGACCCCTGGTACGAGGACCGCACGGTCGATTTCCTCTACGACACGCAGAAGGCCGAATCGCTGCTGAAAGAAGCGGGCGCAGAGGACATCACGTTGCGCTTGCGGCTGCCGTCACTGCCTTACGCGCAGTCGTGCGGACCCGAGGTCCAGTCGCAGCTGTCGAAGGTCGGGATCACCGTCGACATCGATACGTTGGAGTTCCCGGCGGCGTGGATCCAGACGGTAATGACCGACAAGGACTTCGATATGTCGATCGTCTCGCACGTTGAGCCGCGCGATTTGCCCACGCTGTTCGCCGACCCGTCGTACTACACGTCGTACGACAACCCGATGGTGCAGGATCTCGTCGCATCGGCGGACGCCGGCACCCCCGAGGAACAGGTCGAGGACATGAAGCAGGCAGCGACAATCATCTCGCAGGACGCCGCTGCGGACTTCCTGTTCCTGCTGCCGAACCTCATCGTGGCCAAGCCCGGGATCGATGGATTGCCTGAAAACATCATCGGCGAATCATTCCCGGTTGCCGACTTGACCGCATAG
- the bioB gene encoding biotin synthase BioB yields the protein MSTQFDALATRILDGGAATEEDALSVLRASDADLTAVVAAAGRLRREHFGNTVKVNYLVNLKSGLCPENCNYCSQAVGSTAPILKYSWLSKEQTLHQAGVGLSGGATRVCMVASGRGPSDRDIDKVVDMTTALKAEHNDVEVCACLGLLRDGQAERLKAAGVDAYNHNINTAESNHDNIVQTHTYEDRTDTIGKAKTAGLSPCSGLIAGLGETDEQLVEALFALRALDADSIPVNFLIPFDGTPLADTWTLTPIRCVKILAMARFVCPDKEVRIAGGRELHLRTSQALALQVANSIFLGDYLTSEGQAAKADLEMLRDNGFTILGLDDNALDRLIAQHEGHTAVPAHSPCGAASTAGAADCGGGCGGCGGAAPAIRRHGAGTQAPANA from the coding sequence ATGAGCACTCAGTTCGACGCACTCGCCACCCGGATTCTCGACGGAGGCGCGGCTACCGAGGAAGATGCGCTATCGGTTCTGCGGGCCTCCGACGCCGACCTCACCGCCGTGGTGGCCGCTGCAGGCAGACTTCGTCGAGAGCACTTCGGTAACACCGTCAAGGTCAACTATCTAGTGAACTTGAAGTCTGGGCTCTGTCCAGAGAACTGCAACTACTGTTCACAGGCCGTTGGCTCAACGGCGCCGATTCTCAAGTATTCCTGGCTTTCCAAGGAACAGACGCTTCACCAGGCCGGAGTCGGACTCAGTGGCGGCGCGACGCGCGTCTGCATGGTTGCCTCCGGGCGCGGGCCGTCCGACCGTGACATCGACAAAGTGGTCGATATGACCACGGCGCTGAAGGCCGAACACAACGACGTGGAGGTCTGCGCGTGCCTCGGTCTACTTCGGGACGGGCAAGCGGAGCGGCTCAAAGCCGCTGGGGTCGACGCATACAACCACAACATCAACACCGCCGAATCCAATCACGACAACATCGTGCAGACGCATACGTATGAGGACCGCACCGACACCATCGGCAAGGCAAAGACCGCGGGTCTGTCACCATGCTCCGGGCTCATCGCGGGACTTGGCGAAACGGACGAACAACTCGTCGAAGCGCTCTTCGCACTTCGGGCGCTGGACGCCGACTCGATCCCGGTGAACTTCCTGATCCCCTTCGATGGCACCCCGCTCGCCGATACCTGGACGCTCACCCCAATTCGATGCGTCAAGATTCTGGCCATGGCGCGCTTCGTGTGTCCGGACAAAGAAGTCCGAATCGCGGGCGGTCGGGAGTTACACCTGCGTACCTCGCAGGCGTTGGCCCTGCAGGTGGCCAACTCCATCTTCCTCGGCGACTATCTGACCTCTGAGGGCCAAGCCGCCAAGGCCGACTTGGAGATGTTGCGCGACAACGGTTTCACGATCTTGGGCCTGGATGACAACGCGCTCGATCGCCTCATCGCCCAGCACGAGGGGCATACCGCCGTGCCCGCGCACAGCCCATGTGGCGCCGCCAGCACAGCGGGCGCTGCCGATTGCGGTGGCGGATGCGGCGGCTGCGGAGGCGCCGCACCTGCTATCCGCAGGCATGGTGCAGGTACGCAAGCACCCGCGAACGCATGA
- a CDS encoding ABC transporter ATP-binding protein, translated as MAGIEMRNIVKKYGDGFPAVNDVSIDVTDGEFLILVGPSGCGKSTLLRMIVGLEDITSGDLLIGGRRVNDLAPRDRNLAMVFQNYALYPHLTVYENIAFPLRLAKKFSEQEIDQKVRQASATLELDEHLERKPGNLSGGQRQRVAMGRAIVRDADAFLFDEPLSNLDAKLRGQMRTEIARLQKKLGITTVYVTHDQTEAMTLGTRVAVLKRGILQQLASPRELYENPVNLFVAGFIGSPPMNFLPATLEGTSVQLPFGSVQIPPEKASKAEGRGLLIAGIRPPYFEDAALVDNKSEGSTFTATIDFVEWLGNEQYAYIPFEAPPEVQSQLNELERELDGDSMRTQMVVSLNSQSRVSAGETAELHVDATKLHLFDPASGENLTLG; from the coding sequence ATGGCAGGCATCGAGATGCGCAACATCGTCAAGAAGTACGGCGACGGGTTTCCCGCGGTCAACGACGTGTCCATCGACGTCACCGACGGCGAGTTCCTGATCCTCGTCGGGCCGTCGGGCTGCGGTAAGTCGACGCTATTGCGGATGATCGTCGGGCTGGAGGACATCACCTCCGGCGACCTGCTGATCGGCGGGCGGCGGGTCAACGACTTAGCGCCGCGTGACCGCAACTTGGCAATGGTGTTCCAGAACTACGCGTTGTATCCCCACCTGACCGTGTACGAGAACATCGCGTTCCCGCTGAGGCTGGCGAAGAAGTTCAGTGAGCAGGAGATCGATCAGAAGGTCCGTCAGGCCAGTGCGACGCTCGAATTGGACGAGCACCTCGAACGTAAACCGGGCAACCTCTCTGGTGGCCAGCGACAGCGCGTGGCGATGGGTCGGGCAATCGTGCGGGACGCCGATGCGTTCCTGTTCGATGAGCCGTTGTCCAACCTCGACGCGAAACTGCGCGGTCAGATGCGCACGGAGATTGCGCGGTTGCAGAAGAAGCTCGGCATCACGACGGTGTACGTGACGCATGACCAAACCGAGGCGATGACGCTCGGCACCCGGGTCGCCGTACTCAAGCGGGGAATTCTGCAGCAGTTAGCGAGTCCGCGCGAACTGTACGAAAACCCGGTGAACCTGTTCGTGGCGGGGTTCATCGGCTCACCGCCGATGAACTTCTTGCCCGCGACCCTGGAGGGCACGTCGGTGCAGCTGCCCTTTGGCTCCGTGCAGATCCCGCCGGAGAAAGCGTCGAAGGCCGAGGGGCGTGGCCTGCTCATCGCCGGTATCCGTCCGCCCTATTTCGAGGACGCGGCGCTGGTCGACAACAAGTCCGAGGGCTCGACATTCACTGCCACGATTGATTTTGTGGAGTGGCTCGGCAATGAGCAGTATGCGTACATCCCGTTTGAGGCGCCGCCGGAGGTGCAGTCGCAGCTGAACGAATTGGAGCGGGAGCTCGACGGTGACTCGATGCGCACGCAGATGGTGGTGTCGTTGAATTCGCAAAGCCGAGTCTCGGCGGGGGAGACTGCCGAGTTGCACGTCGATGCGACGAAACTGCACCTGTTCGACCCTGCGTCGGGTGAGAACCTCACGCTTGGCTGA
- the bluB gene encoding 5,6-dimethylbenzimidazole synthase, whose protein sequence is MDVYEAIARRRDVRAEFTGKVIDREMLLRILAAAHHAPSVGHSAPWDFVVIQDPATLERMAEHVRVKRREFADSLPPDRAATFDPIKIEGIRESGTGVVVTYDHSRGGEHVLGRHTIADTGLMSVALAIQNLWLAGVAEGVGVGWVSFYDESVLADIAGLPDGVRPIAWLCVGEVSEFAEVPDLERFGWRGRRPLEDSVHWGTYRAEG, encoded by the coding sequence ATGGACGTTTACGAAGCGATCGCGCGCCGCCGCGACGTACGGGCAGAGTTCACCGGCAAGGTCATCGACCGGGAGATGCTTCTGCGGATCCTCGCCGCGGCGCACCACGCGCCCAGCGTGGGCCACAGCGCGCCGTGGGACTTCGTCGTGATCCAGGACCCGGCGACCCTGGAGCGGATGGCCGAGCACGTGCGGGTGAAACGACGCGAGTTCGCCGATAGTCTGCCGCCGGACCGTGCCGCTACCTTCGACCCGATCAAGATCGAGGGAATCCGCGAAAGCGGCACCGGCGTGGTGGTCACCTACGACCACTCACGCGGCGGCGAACACGTCCTCGGCCGGCACACCATCGCCGACACCGGCCTCATGTCAGTCGCGCTCGCGATCCAGAACCTGTGGCTAGCCGGGGTCGCCGAAGGCGTCGGCGTCGGCTGGGTGTCCTTCTACGACGAATCAGTGCTCGCCGATATCGCCGGGCTTCCGGACGGCGTACGACCGATCGCGTGGCTGTGCGTTGGCGAAGTGAGCGAGTTTGCCGAGGTGCCTGATCTCGAGCGGTTCGGCTGGCGCGGGCGACGGCCGCTCGAGGATTCGGTGCATTGGGGCACGTATCGCGCAGAGGGTTAG
- a CDS encoding carbohydrate ABC transporter permease, whose product MKRKIGMTLGIALILIWCLLPVAWIISLSFKSQEAITSGSPGFFPTSDGFAGWANYEALLTGEHSDFVQAIINSIGISLISTVLSVIVATLAAYAVARLEFKGKKFVLWVALAIAMFPVVSLVSPLFDLWSSIGLFDTWLGLIIPYMSFTLPLAIWTLSAFFREIPWEMEQAAQVDGATSWQAFRKVIVPLAAPGVFTAAILTFFFAWNDFVFGISLTSSSSARPIPAALSFLVGSDPFNPPSSLLAAAAVIGTVPIIIIVLLFQRKIVAGLTSGAVKG is encoded by the coding sequence ATGAAACGCAAGATCGGAATGACGCTCGGCATCGCGCTCATCCTCATTTGGTGCCTGCTACCCGTCGCCTGGATCATCTCGTTGTCATTCAAATCCCAGGAGGCGATCACCAGCGGCAGTCCTGGCTTCTTCCCGACTTCTGATGGATTCGCCGGGTGGGCTAACTATGAGGCGCTGCTGACCGGTGAGCACAGCGACTTCGTGCAGGCGATCATCAACTCGATCGGCATCTCGCTGATCTCGACGGTGCTGTCGGTGATCGTCGCGACGCTGGCGGCATACGCCGTGGCGCGGCTGGAGTTCAAGGGCAAGAAGTTCGTGTTGTGGGTGGCGCTCGCGATTGCGATGTTTCCGGTCGTGTCGCTGGTCAGCCCGCTGTTCGACCTGTGGAGCTCGATCGGGCTGTTCGATACGTGGCTCGGGCTGATCATTCCGTACATGTCCTTCACCCTCCCGCTGGCGATTTGGACGTTGTCGGCGTTCTTCCGGGAGATTCCGTGGGAGATGGAACAGGCGGCGCAGGTCGACGGCGCAACCTCGTGGCAAGCATTTCGCAAGGTTATCGTTCCGTTGGCCGCACCGGGCGTGTTCACCGCGGCGATTCTGACCTTCTTCTTCGCGTGGAACGACTTCGTCTTCGGGATATCGCTGACATCCAGCAGCAGTGCCCGACCGATCCCCGCAGCGCTGTCGTTCCTCGTCGGGTCTGACCCGTTCAACCCGCCATCCTCGTTGCTGGCGGCGGCCGCGGTGATCGGTACCGTGCCGATCATCATCATTGTCCTGTTGTTCCAGCGCAAGATCGTGGCCGGACTGACCTCCGGCGCAGTGAAGGGTTGA
- a CDS encoding AzlC family ABC transporter permease, translating into MSPASELSVDDEAGRRRVVRNALAMGLATGAYGLTFGALGVASGLSLAQTCILSLAMFTGGSQFAFVGVIGGGGTPLAAAATALLLGARNTVYGLSVGPLLRVRGWRKAGAAQLVIDESTAMSIGETRKPLARVAFWATGLSIFAFWNLATLIGAVAAGALPDPKALGLDAVAPAAFIFLFAPRLTSRTAWLTAGVGAVVALALVPLLPSGLPVIAAAVAVAVLAIATSRRATGPDHSAGSGDAS; encoded by the coding sequence GTGTCACCCGCATCTGAACTCAGCGTGGACGACGAGGCCGGACGTCGCCGAGTCGTGCGTAACGCCCTCGCCATGGGTCTGGCGACCGGCGCATACGGGCTCACCTTCGGCGCCCTGGGCGTCGCCTCGGGCCTGAGTCTGGCGCAGACCTGCATTCTGTCGCTGGCGATGTTTACCGGCGGCTCGCAGTTCGCGTTTGTCGGCGTCATCGGCGGCGGTGGTACGCCGCTGGCCGCAGCAGCGACAGCACTGTTGTTGGGCGCGCGAAACACGGTGTACGGCCTGTCAGTCGGGCCCCTGCTGAGGGTGCGTGGCTGGCGTAAGGCAGGTGCCGCGCAACTGGTCATCGACGAATCGACGGCGATGTCCATCGGCGAGACGCGGAAACCGCTGGCCAGAGTGGCGTTCTGGGCGACGGGATTGAGCATCTTTGCGTTCTGGAATTTGGCGACCTTGATTGGTGCGGTGGCAGCGGGCGCGCTGCCGGATCCCAAGGCGCTCGGACTGGATGCCGTTGCTCCCGCGGCGTTCATCTTTCTATTCGCACCGCGACTGACGAGTCGGACGGCGTGGTTGACCGCCGGGGTGGGTGCCGTCGTGGCGCTCGCACTTGTGCCGCTATTGCCCTCGGGCCTTCCGGTGATCGCGGCAGCCGTTGCTGTGGCGGTGCTGGCGATCGCCACGTCGAGGCGCGCGACGGGACCGGACCACAGCGCCGGGTCGGGTGATGCGTCGTGA
- a CDS encoding DUF5302 domain-containing protein, which produces MSTEQQSSDEEHGAEQNIKDKFRDALEKKAQHEHPHMNAGPGKSKAHGAHGRAGHDKTFRRKSG; this is translated from the coding sequence ATGAGTACCGAGCAGCAGTCATCCGACGAAGAGCACGGCGCCGAGCAGAACATCAAGGACAAGTTCCGTGATGCGTTAGAGAAGAAGGCCCAACATGAGCACCCGCACATGAACGCCGGCCCCGGCAAGTCGAAGGCGCACGGCGCCCACGGCCGGGCCGGGCATGACAAGACCTTCCGCCGCAAATCCGGCTGA